One window from the genome of Cyclobacterium amurskyense encodes:
- the sufC gene encoding Fe-S cluster assembly ATPase SufC yields the protein MLSIKNLHAAIEGSPILNGINLEIKPGEVHAIMGPNGSGKSTLASVLAGREEYEVTEGSVTFKNKDILELSPEDRAREGIFLAFQYPVEIPGVSSTNFLRTAVNQVREYRGQAPLDAVKFLSLMKEKMKLVEIDQKLLSRALNEGFSGGEKKKNEIFQMAMLEPTLSILDETDSGLDIDALKVVANGVNQLKSKDNATIVVTHYQRLLDYIVPDFVHVLYKGQIVKSGTKELALELEAKGYDWIKEEVSGAKV from the coding sequence ATGTTATCAATAAAAAATTTACACGCTGCAATCGAAGGCAGCCCGATATTGAATGGTATTAATCTTGAGATTAAACCAGGAGAAGTACATGCCATCATGGGGCCCAATGGGTCTGGAAAATCAACCTTAGCTTCTGTACTAGCTGGACGTGAAGAGTATGAAGTAACCGAAGGTTCTGTTACTTTCAAAAACAAAGACATCTTAGAGCTTAGTCCAGAAGATAGAGCAAGGGAAGGTATTTTTCTTGCTTTTCAGTATCCGGTTGAAATACCAGGTGTTAGCTCTACAAACTTCTTAAGAACTGCTGTAAATCAGGTAAGGGAATACAGAGGCCAAGCACCTTTAGACGCAGTGAAATTTCTTTCTTTAATGAAAGAAAAAATGAAGTTGGTGGAAATAGACCAAAAGCTATTAAGTAGGGCTTTGAACGAAGGTTTTTCCGGTGGTGAAAAGAAGAAAAATGAAATTTTTCAGATGGCCATGTTGGAACCGACACTTTCTATTTTGGATGAAACAGATTCAGGATTGGATATCGATGCGCTTAAAGTAGTGGCAAATGGTGTTAATCAACTTAAATCTAAGGACAACGCAACCATTGTGGTAACTCACTACCAACGTTTGCTGGATTATATTGTCCCTGATTTCGTGCATGTATTGTACAAAGGACAAATTGTAAAATCTGGTACAAAAGAATTGGCCCTTGAACTTGAAGCCAAAGGTTACGACTGGATCAAGGAAGAAGTATCAGGAGCAAAGGTTTAA
- a CDS encoding DUF6807 domain-containing protein, which produces MKFKGLICLIIGFSMSFSVVAQKIAEIKVDVDIISRFSYPVSVDLSSITPLSDTLLSLVDITSGKSIQVPFQIDNLNGRTLYWMIAPQSDSEKPVRVFELHRKSETEKTPNFLALEVNENSLVIKKHGKNLWQYNNGMAYPPEGIDSAYARSGFVHPMWTPTGKALTRIQPSDHYHHYGLWNPWTRVTYKNELIDFWNLKERQGTVRFANFINRTSGPVFADYKALHEHVVLKNREVPEVAMTEVQGTRIFALEKDNDYYLADINIVLNTSPDEGVVLEEYRYGSLGWRTTEKWDRYNSEVITSEGLDRKSADGSLARWCIVQGELDEDYGAVVMMSYPSNFNHPEPLRVWPEDMYDRGDMYANFAPTKNMDWHLEAGKSYQLNYRFLVSSKKISSEDAEAAWVQFAHKPKITITIY; this is translated from the coding sequence ATGAAATTTAAAGGACTCATTTGTCTAATCATAGGTTTTTCAATGTCATTTTCAGTCGTAGCCCAAAAAATAGCTGAAATAAAAGTTGATGTGGATATAATATCCAGATTCAGCTATCCTGTATCTGTAGATCTTTCCTCAATTACCCCATTGTCAGATACCTTATTAAGCTTGGTAGATATTACTTCAGGTAAATCCATTCAAGTCCCATTTCAAATAGACAATTTAAACGGAAGAACGCTTTATTGGATGATTGCTCCTCAATCTGATAGTGAGAAACCTGTTCGAGTATTTGAATTGCATAGAAAATCGGAAACAGAAAAAACGCCAAATTTTTTAGCCCTAGAGGTTAATGAAAACAGTTTGGTTATTAAGAAACACGGAAAAAATTTATGGCAATACAATAATGGAATGGCCTATCCTCCTGAAGGCATAGACAGTGCTTATGCCCGAAGTGGCTTTGTACATCCTATGTGGACGCCAACAGGGAAGGCCTTAACCAGAATTCAACCTTCTGACCATTACCACCATTATGGACTTTGGAACCCGTGGACCAGAGTAACTTATAAAAATGAACTTATTGATTTTTGGAATTTAAAGGAAAGGCAAGGCACAGTGAGGTTTGCCAATTTTATTAATAGGACATCAGGCCCTGTTTTTGCTGATTACAAAGCCCTCCATGAACATGTTGTTTTAAAGAACAGAGAGGTGCCTGAGGTAGCCATGACAGAGGTACAAGGTACTCGGATCTTTGCATTGGAAAAAGACAATGATTACTATCTGGCAGATATAAATATAGTATTAAATACATCCCCTGATGAGGGCGTTGTTTTGGAAGAATACAGGTATGGAAGTCTAGGATGGCGAACTACTGAAAAATGGGACCGTTATAATAGTGAAGTCATTACATCAGAAGGCTTGGATAGGAAATCGGCCGATGGTAGTTTGGCCAGATGGTGCATTGTTCAGGGGGAGTTGGATGAGGACTATGGTGCAGTCGTGATGATGTCTTATCCTTCTAATTTTAATCATCCGGAACCTTTGAGGGTTTGGCCGGAGGACATGTATGACAGAGGAGACATGTATGCTAATTTTGCACCAACTAAAAATATGGATTGGCATTTGGAGGCAGGAAAATCCTACCAACTTAATTATCGCTTTTTGGTTTCCTCAAAAAAGATAAGTTCTGAGGATGCGGAAGCCGCCTGGGTTCAATTTGCTCACAAACCTAAAATCACCATCACTATATATTAA
- the sufB gene encoding Fe-S cluster assembly protein SufB → MSKDNEILEELTSREYEHGWSVDYEADEAPIGLNENIIRWISSKKEEPKWLLDWRLKAFEQWRKMDEPTWANVHYPKLDLQALRYYSAPKQKSKSKNISDIDPELLKIYERLGISLNEQKRLQGIAVDVVLDSVSVGTTFKDTLSKLGVIFCSFSEAVAEHPDLVKKYLGSVVPATDNYYAALNAAVFSDGSFCYIPKGVRCPMELSTYFRINAANTGQFERTLIVAEDESYVSYLEGCTAPQRDENQLHAAVVEIYAAKNAEVKYSTVQNWYPGDKNGKGGIYNFVTKRGICAGDNSKISWTQVETGSAVTWKYPSCILKGDNSIGEFYSVAVTNNYQQADTGTKMIHIGKNTRSRIVSKGISAGKSQNSYRGQVQVMKRATNSRNFSQCDSLLMGDKCGAHTFPYIDIQNPSAKVEHEATTSKIGEDQIFYCNQRGISSEDAVALIVNGYAKEVLNQLPMEFAVEAQKLLALTLEGSVG, encoded by the coding sequence ATGAGCAAGGACAATGAAATCTTAGAAGAATTAACCTCCAGAGAATATGAACACGGATGGTCAGTAGATTACGAAGCTGATGAGGCTCCTATTGGCCTTAACGAAAACATCATTCGGTGGATTTCTTCCAAAAAAGAAGAGCCTAAATGGCTTTTGGATTGGCGTCTCAAAGCTTTTGAACAGTGGAGAAAAATGGATGAGCCTACTTGGGCAAATGTTCATTACCCTAAATTAGACCTTCAAGCATTGAGGTACTATTCCGCTCCAAAACAAAAAAGCAAATCCAAAAACATTAGCGATATAGATCCCGAGCTTTTGAAAATCTACGAAAGGTTGGGCATCTCTTTGAATGAGCAAAAAAGACTGCAAGGAATTGCAGTAGACGTGGTGTTGGATTCAGTATCTGTTGGAACTACTTTCAAGGATACACTTTCCAAGTTGGGTGTGATTTTTTGTTCATTTAGTGAAGCAGTTGCAGAACATCCGGATTTGGTTAAAAAATACCTGGGCTCTGTTGTCCCTGCAACGGACAACTACTACGCGGCGCTAAATGCTGCTGTATTCTCTGATGGTTCGTTTTGCTATATACCTAAAGGGGTACGTTGCCCAATGGAACTTTCAACCTATTTCAGGATTAACGCAGCCAATACAGGGCAGTTTGAGAGAACGTTAATTGTAGCAGAAGATGAATCTTATGTCTCTTATCTTGAAGGATGTACCGCCCCACAAAGGGACGAGAACCAACTTCATGCGGCAGTAGTTGAAATATATGCAGCAAAAAATGCTGAAGTAAAATATTCAACTGTTCAAAACTGGTATCCTGGTGATAAAAACGGCAAGGGTGGAATTTACAATTTTGTAACCAAAAGAGGTATTTGTGCAGGAGACAATTCCAAAATATCTTGGACGCAGGTAGAAACAGGATCTGCGGTGACTTGGAAATACCCTTCTTGTATACTTAAAGGTGACAATTCTATAGGTGAATTTTATTCTGTAGCAGTAACGAACAACTACCAACAAGCGGATACAGGTACCAAGATGATACATATTGGTAAAAACACCCGTTCAAGGATTGTATCTAAGGGAATTTCTGCTGGAAAATCACAAAATTCATACAGAGGTCAGGTTCAGGTAATGAAACGTGCCACCAACTCAAGGAACTTCTCTCAATGTGACTCTCTTCTTATGGGTGACAAATGTGGAGCACATACATTCCCATATATAGACATACAAAATCCTTCTGCGAAAGTAGAACATGAAGCAACAACTTCTAAAATTGGAGAAGATCAGATTTTCTATTGTAACCAAAGAGGAATAAGCTCTGAGGATGCAGTTGCACTTATCGTAAATGGATATGCCAAAGAAGTATTGAATCAACTCCCTATGGAGTTTGCGGTTGAAGCTCAGAAACTTTTGGCTCTTACACTAGAAGGAAGCGTAGGTTAA
- a CDS encoding LacI family DNA-binding transcriptional regulator has protein sequence MNKEITIYDIAKEVGMSPTTVSRALSNHPRVKEKTRGKILNAAKILGYQSNIFASSLRKKRSRSIGVIIPKLNSPFQSSVMAGMEEIATQAGYNLVISQSTESLEKEISNANTMFNSRVDGLLVSKAGTTDNIEHFAPFFKKQIPVLFFDRVPENNNCTGVVINNTQAIYDATSHLIKQGCKRIVHVLGNLKINVYSDRLKGYKYALLDHGFVFEEENIITNDLGEESGDRIVEKIMELNPRPDGLLVSNDTCAASCLMALKKKKIRVPEDMAIVGFNNDLISRMVEPNLSTINYPSYHMGEVAMKNLINHLDEEHHEILQKTNTITLRHELIIRKSSKR, from the coding sequence ATGAATAAGGAAATAACTATTTACGATATTGCAAAGGAGGTAGGAATGTCTCCTACTACCGTCAGCAGAGCCCTAAGTAACCATCCCCGTGTTAAAGAAAAAACCAGGGGAAAAATCTTGAATGCAGCAAAGATCCTAGGGTACCAATCCAACATTTTTGCTTCTAGTCTCCGGAAAAAACGGTCCAGAAGTATTGGCGTAATTATCCCGAAATTAAACAGCCCCTTTCAGTCCTCGGTAATGGCGGGCATGGAAGAAATAGCCACACAAGCTGGGTATAATCTGGTAATCAGCCAATCTACGGAATCTCTTGAGAAAGAGATTTCCAATGCCAACACCATGTTTAACAGCCGTGTAGACGGACTCCTCGTTTCAAAAGCTGGTACAACAGACAATATTGAACACTTTGCTCCTTTTTTCAAAAAACAAATCCCTGTGCTTTTCTTTGATAGAGTACCGGAAAACAACAATTGTACGGGAGTAGTCATCAATAACACTCAAGCCATCTATGATGCAACAAGCCACCTAATAAAACAAGGATGTAAACGTATTGTACATGTTTTAGGAAATCTTAAAATCAACGTTTATTCCGACCGCTTGAAAGGGTATAAATACGCCCTTTTGGATCATGGATTTGTCTTTGAAGAAGAAAACATCATCACCAATGACCTTGGTGAAGAATCAGGAGATCGAATTGTTGAAAAAATCATGGAATTAAACCCGCGCCCTGATGGGTTGCTTGTTTCCAATGATACCTGCGCTGCTAGTTGCTTGATGGCCCTAAAAAAGAAAAAAATAAGGGTTCCTGAGGACATGGCAATTGTTGGCTTTAACAATGACCTGATTTCAAGAATGGTGGAACCCAATCTCAGCACGATTAACTACCCCAGTTATCACATGGGTGAAGTGGCTATGAAAAACTTAATTAACCATTTGGATGAGGAGCACCATGAAATCCTTCAAAAAACAAACACCATAACCCTTAGGCACGAATTAATCATAAGGAAATCCTCAAAGAGATGA
- a CDS encoding alpha/beta hydrolase family protein — MRFYTLIIFLFLAFNVAAQQTKRSLSHQDYDSWESISNKKFSKNGEWVAIEISLQDGDGRLQLSNTSGNKQKIIVPRASQTSFSEKSQWLLGLISPEKDSLRQLKLRKVDKEDFPKDSLLLVNLKSGEKTKVPEVSGVKVPKKVKTWYAYHTSVKIEKDTSYNEVKKSKAEDKSFNLTVNNFADEKSFTFEKVLDYGFSDDGQKMFLVKVGDAEIDKSKMVSILNLETGNENILVDHLTSFKSPVFSSDAEKFAFLGSATEEKEEEKGFQLYFLGAEGDLKSWENIPDQLDNKISEHFSPSFSNSGELLFFGWNPSPEKYAYEADTSILEEERVSLDIWGWQDKEIQPMQLKNLKDKEKESQVAVYQINSDKIQVYKDTKSSQIHFNRFKKGNWAIIRNDDHYRRAYSWDIQIAEDLSSINLYTGEVHLLANEVIGNPKLSPAGKFVYWYNAPDSSWQAIHLESKERISLTSGIKEAMFNELHDSPSLPGSYGSPGWTANDEHFLVYDRFDVWKIDPFDLNKAKNLTRENKENNKMTFRLMNLDPEKDYYDLSEDMVLKGFENTTKNSGFFLGDWKGNHKPKALVFGPASYNGLKVAESKKRYIYQKSTFKSSPDVYYATTGFHKEERLSQINKQQEEINWGDVELVDYLTSEGDSMNGLLFKPENFNPEKKYPMMVYFYERRSDALPQYYSPVPSASIINIPYFVSNEYLVFVPDIKYKIGLPGPSAFDCIVPGVQAMVAKGFVGKDNIGIQGQSWGGYQVAYIVTQTNMFKAAGAGAPVVNMTSAYGGIRWGTGMSRMFQYEQTQSRIGGTLWEKPLYYIENSPLFFTDRVKTPVLIMHNDKDGAVPWYQGIEFFMALKRNNVPSWLLVYNGEDHNLKERKNKKDLSIRLSQFFDHYLKGEKAPLWMTEGLPAIEKGKNLKYELSAD, encoded by the coding sequence TTGAGATTTTATACATTAATTATTTTTCTGTTTTTGGCATTCAATGTTGCCGCTCAACAAACGAAAAGATCATTGTCACACCAGGATTATGACTCCTGGGAATCAATTTCGAATAAGAAATTTTCCAAAAATGGAGAATGGGTGGCTATAGAAATTTCCCTTCAGGATGGGGATGGAAGGCTTCAATTGAGCAATACTTCCGGAAATAAGCAGAAAATCATTGTTCCAAGAGCATCTCAAACCTCATTTTCTGAAAAAAGCCAATGGTTATTGGGGTTGATAAGTCCTGAAAAAGACAGTTTAAGGCAACTTAAACTTAGAAAAGTAGACAAAGAGGATTTTCCCAAAGACAGCTTGTTATTGGTTAACCTGAAAAGTGGTGAAAAAACAAAGGTGCCTGAAGTAAGTGGGGTTAAGGTGCCGAAAAAAGTGAAAACATGGTATGCTTATCATACATCTGTAAAAATAGAAAAGGATACCAGTTATAATGAGGTGAAAAAATCTAAGGCGGAGGATAAATCTTTTAATTTAACTGTAAATAATTTTGCTGATGAGAAGTCCTTTACGTTTGAGAAGGTATTGGATTATGGTTTTTCCGATGATGGTCAAAAAATGTTTTTGGTCAAAGTAGGGGATGCTGAAATTGACAAATCAAAAATGGTCTCTATCCTTAATTTAGAGACTGGTAATGAAAACATCCTTGTAGATCACTTGACAAGTTTCAAATCACCTGTTTTTTCATCTGATGCTGAGAAATTCGCTTTTTTGGGAAGTGCCACTGAGGAAAAAGAAGAGGAGAAAGGTTTTCAATTGTATTTTCTGGGGGCTGAGGGAGACTTGAAATCCTGGGAGAATATTCCTGATCAGTTAGACAATAAAATTAGCGAGCACTTTTCACCATCTTTCTCTAATTCTGGAGAACTTTTGTTTTTCGGATGGAATCCATCGCCTGAAAAATACGCTTATGAAGCCGATACTAGTATTTTGGAGGAAGAGAGAGTCAGTCTGGATATTTGGGGTTGGCAAGACAAAGAAATCCAGCCAATGCAGTTAAAGAATTTGAAGGATAAAGAAAAAGAAAGTCAAGTAGCAGTTTATCAAATTAACTCTGATAAAATACAAGTTTATAAAGACACTAAAAGTAGTCAAATTCATTTCAATAGGTTTAAAAAAGGGAATTGGGCCATAATAAGGAACGATGACCATTATCGAAGAGCATATAGCTGGGATATTCAGATAGCAGAGGACCTTAGTAGTATTAACTTGTATACAGGTGAGGTTCATTTATTGGCCAATGAGGTAATCGGTAATCCGAAACTTTCTCCTGCTGGTAAGTTTGTTTATTGGTACAATGCTCCTGATAGTTCTTGGCAGGCCATTCATCTGGAAAGTAAAGAGAGAATTTCATTGACTTCGGGAATTAAGGAGGCCATGTTTAATGAGTTGCATGACAGCCCTTCTTTGCCAGGGAGTTATGGTAGCCCAGGCTGGACTGCTAATGATGAGCACTTTCTAGTTTATGATCGGTTTGATGTATGGAAAATAGATCCTTTTGACCTTAACAAAGCCAAAAATCTTACCAGAGAAAATAAGGAGAACAATAAAATGACTTTTCGCTTAATGAATTTAGATCCTGAAAAGGATTATTACGATTTAAGTGAGGACATGGTGTTAAAGGGGTTTGAAAATACAACCAAAAACAGTGGTTTTTTTCTGGGGGATTGGAAAGGTAATCATAAACCCAAAGCCCTTGTTTTTGGGCCTGCATCTTATAATGGTTTAAAAGTAGCAGAAAGTAAAAAACGATACATTTATCAAAAGTCAACATTTAAATCCAGCCCGGATGTATATTATGCTACTACTGGATTTCATAAAGAAGAGCGCCTATCCCAAATAAATAAACAGCAGGAAGAGATTAACTGGGGAGATGTAGAATTGGTAGACTATTTGACCAGTGAAGGTGATAGCATGAATGGATTGCTTTTTAAACCAGAAAACTTTAACCCGGAAAAGAAATACCCAATGATGGTGTATTTTTATGAGCGAAGATCGGATGCCTTACCTCAGTACTATTCCCCTGTTCCATCGGCATCAATTATCAATATTCCTTATTTCGTGAGCAATGAGTACTTGGTTTTTGTACCTGATATAAAATACAAAATAGGCTTGCCTGGGCCTAGCGCTTTTGACTGTATTGTACCCGGTGTTCAGGCCATGGTGGCAAAAGGTTTTGTAGGTAAAGACAATATTGGTATTCAAGGGCAAAGTTGGGGAGGTTATCAAGTGGCTTATATCGTTACTCAGACCAATATGTTTAAAGCGGCAGGTGCTGGTGCTCCGGTTGTAAATATGACCTCTGCCTATGGTGGTATTCGTTGGGGGACTGGTATGAGCCGCATGTTTCAATATGAACAAACCCAATCAAGGATTGGGGGCACTCTTTGGGAGAAGCCATTGTATTATATTGAGAATTCTCCTTTATTCTTTACGGATAGGGTGAAGACGCCTGTTTTGATTATGCACAATGATAAGGATGGTGCAGTTCCTTGGTACCAAGGCATTGAGTTTTTTATGGCCTTAAAGAGAAACAATGTTCCTTCTTGGTTATTGGTTTACAATGGGGAAGACCATAACTTGAAAGAGAGAAAGAATAAAAAAGATTTGAGTATTCGATTGTCTCAATTTTTTGACCATTACCTTAAAGGAGAGAAAGCACCCCTGTGGATGACAGAAGGTCTTCCGGCAATAGAAAAGGGGAAAAATTTAAAGTATGAGTTAAGTGCAGATTGA
- a CDS encoding Lrp/AsnC ligand binding domain-containing protein: MDKILDIDNVDLKIISLLNKDAKTPYTEIAKKVFVSSGTVHVRMRKLEDLGVVKSATLNIDFSKLGYDISAFLGIYLEKSSLYDTVIEKLKDISEVINAYYTTGNYSIFAKIICKDTNHLREVLNKIQLVEGIDRTETLIVLEESINRPIHLVTDKK; encoded by the coding sequence ATGGACAAAATTTTAGATATTGACAATGTAGACCTCAAAATTATATCTTTACTCAATAAAGATGCCAAAACCCCATATACAGAAATAGCTAAAAAAGTATTCGTTTCTTCAGGAACTGTTCATGTTCGAATGAGGAAATTGGAAGATTTGGGAGTGGTGAAGAGTGCTACATTGAACATAGATTTTTCAAAATTGGGATATGATATTTCTGCCTTCCTTGGTATTTATTTGGAAAAAAGCTCCCTTTACGATACTGTTATTGAAAAGTTAAAAGATATTTCAGAAGTTATAAACGCTTATTATACAACAGGAAATTATAGTATTTTTGCGAAAATAATATGCAAGGACACCAACCATTTGAGAGAAGTTTTGAACAAAATTCAATTGGTAGAAGGTATTGATAGGACGGAAACGCTTATCGTATTGGAGGAAAGTATCAATAGACCAATCCATCTTGTAACAGACAAAAAATAG
- the sufD gene encoding Fe-S cluster assembly protein SufD, whose translation MTVSTKNDHKLVELFLSNQTSLEKFSLFKELKSAAKASLDKTGFPTLKEEEYKFTNINKRILDKIKKFTSPNAISNIAEVLESHPLVNSLEGFKLIRNNGVYEPELSSNSEGSFTVTPFADLNQEQAEEIGTIETVSKDPFTALNSYSFESGIHIEVADGSIIKQPILLVDVVSADSMGECVQPRTYFKAGKNSQATVIEITIFVNESAVFLNEVGEWNIDSNAHIRHYKLQNGHKNELGVSNTSSNIERDATFTSVLLSLSGDMLRNNLSLNLNSSNCEGNMYGLYMLNGKTHVDNHTNVDHKMPHCESNELYKGILADHSRGVFNGKIFVRQDAQKTNAFQQNNNILLSEDAILNTKPQLEIWADDVKCSHGCTTGQLDEEALFYLRARGIGKESAKSLLLYAFAGEILDKITNSTFKNYCEEIVHERLGGSN comes from the coding sequence ATGACAGTATCAACAAAAAATGACCATAAACTGGTTGAATTATTCCTTTCGAACCAGACGAGTTTAGAAAAATTTAGTCTGTTTAAAGAATTGAAGTCTGCTGCCAAAGCATCTCTGGATAAAACCGGGTTTCCTACGCTAAAAGAAGAAGAGTATAAGTTCACGAATATCAACAAGCGAATTCTTGATAAGATAAAGAAATTCACTTCACCAAATGCAATAAGTAATATTGCTGAGGTTCTGGAATCACATCCATTGGTTAATTCACTAGAAGGTTTTAAGCTCATCAGAAACAATGGTGTCTATGAACCTGAATTATCGTCCAATAGCGAAGGATCATTTACAGTTACTCCTTTTGCTGACTTGAATCAAGAGCAGGCTGAGGAGATTGGCACTATAGAAACTGTAAGCAAAGATCCTTTTACAGCACTCAATTCTTACTCTTTTGAATCAGGTATTCACATTGAAGTTGCAGATGGTTCAATAATAAAACAACCAATATTATTGGTCGACGTGGTAAGCGCTGATTCAATGGGAGAATGTGTACAGCCAAGAACTTACTTCAAAGCAGGCAAAAACAGCCAGGCAACCGTTATAGAAATAACAATCTTCGTTAATGAATCTGCTGTTTTTCTCAATGAAGTCGGAGAATGGAACATAGATAGCAATGCACACATTCGCCATTATAAACTTCAGAATGGACACAAAAATGAATTAGGCGTAAGCAATACCAGCTCTAATATAGAGCGAGATGCTACTTTCACATCTGTATTGTTAAGTTTAAGTGGGGATATGTTGAGAAACAACCTAAGCCTTAATCTCAATTCAAGCAATTGTGAGGGAAATATGTATGGACTCTATATGTTAAATGGGAAAACCCATGTGGACAACCATACCAATGTAGACCACAAGATGCCGCACTGCGAGTCAAATGAACTTTATAAAGGCATTTTAGCAGACCATTCAAGAGGAGTGTTCAATGGTAAAATATTTGTAAGGCAAGATGCGCAAAAGACAAATGCTTTTCAGCAGAACAACAATATTTTACTGTCTGAAGATGCCATTCTAAATACGAAACCTCAACTTGAAATTTGGGCAGACGATGTGAAATGTTCTCACGGCTGTACTACAGGCCAACTTGACGAAGAAGCACTCTTTTATCTTCGTGCTAGAGGAATAGGAAAAGAAAGTGCCAAATCCTTATTGCTCTATGCCTTTGCAGGTGAGATACTAGATAAGATTACGAATTCAACCTTTAAAAATTATTGTGAAGAAATAGTACATGAGCGACTTGGAGGCAGCAATTAA
- a CDS encoding ThuA domain-containing protein, with the protein MLNSVTNIELLKYLFSVLFVALLIGASTADTFAKPPKNHLKNKNVLVYTKNGEGFVHDNIPFAVASLEKMAVEYKFNITVTDNPNYFTEENLKSIDLMVFPSTNNEVFTNDAQRLAFRRYIQSGGGIVGLHSVVGTERNWEWFKMLIGGRFVWHPKYQKLAINKLDGSHVSMEGMPGIWEKEDECYLMKELYPGIKVLMAHDLTSLNNEQNEKVKELTASFHRYYPAVWHQDFDGGVAWITALGHNKKDYEDPTYLKHVYQGMNYVASRVSKKDYSKAYAKAWNSPVQFK; encoded by the coding sequence ATGTTGAATAGCGTGACAAATATTGAATTATTGAAATACTTGTTTAGTGTATTATTTGTAGCCTTGTTAATAGGAGCCAGCACTGCAGATACTTTTGCAAAACCACCAAAAAACCATTTGAAAAACAAGAACGTCCTGGTGTATACCAAAAATGGGGAAGGATTTGTACATGACAATATTCCTTTTGCTGTAGCCAGCCTTGAAAAAATGGCGGTTGAATACAAATTCAATATTACTGTAACAGATAATCCTAACTATTTTACAGAAGAAAACTTGAAATCTATTGATTTGATGGTTTTCCCAAGTACTAATAATGAGGTTTTTACCAATGATGCACAAAGATTGGCTTTTAGAAGATACATTCAATCAGGAGGAGGAATTGTAGGGCTACATTCAGTTGTAGGTACGGAAAGAAACTGGGAGTGGTTTAAAATGCTAATTGGAGGCAGGTTTGTCTGGCATCCAAAATACCAAAAATTGGCCATTAATAAATTGGATGGAAGCCATGTTTCAATGGAAGGAATGCCTGGTATTTGGGAAAAAGAAGATGAATGTTACCTGATGAAGGAGCTTTACCCAGGAATAAAGGTGTTAATGGCCCATGATTTAACCTCCCTAAACAATGAACAAAATGAAAAAGTTAAGGAGTTAACAGCTTCTTTTCATAGGTATTATCCAGCAGTTTGGCACCAAGACTTTGATGGGGGAGTTGCCTGGATAACTGCTTTGGGTCATAATAAAAAGGATTATGAAGATCCTACTTATTTAAAGCATGTTTATCAAGGAATGAATTATGTGGCCAGTCGAGTTTCAAAAAAAGATTATTCAAAAGCATACGCTAAGGCCTGGAATAGCCCTGTGCAATTTAAATAA